The following nucleotide sequence is from Corylus avellana chromosome ca7, CavTom2PMs-1.0.
CGGAtcgggagagagagagagaggacataTAAAAACTTCTCAAATACAGGGGGGGTTGGGTGGTGGGAATTATACTATTGCTATATATGCTTATGATCGATGTCGCTGTCTAATTTTGCGGTTTATCCACAAGTTCTGATTATTGCAATTGTGGGTTCAAGTTTAAAAATCTATGTACCTCGAAGgtattaattaatcaattaaaacagaaaaaaaaaaggaaaaaatttcgGATAAGTGAAATTAGATGATCCATTTGGGAGTCTAAATTAGATTTCAtagatttaataatatatattattacatcTTTTCTTAAATAACGCGACACAATTTATAATGTCATATGCACCGAAATGAAATTTTGACCTTAAAATAAATGTTCTTCCATTCTCTTAAAATGGAGAGATGTTCTCTCCATTGGTTCTATTATAAGATCTCTCCATTTAGTCAGCAAATGATAGATTTGTTCCTTCATTGGTTCTATCATAAGATCTCTCCATTTCACCATGCTCGGATGAACTAAAAATTTAGGTTTGAgggacaaaattaaaacaaatacttgaaaaaagaaaagcctcTATATCCATCAATTATAAGAAAATTAGGaagagtgaaaaaaagaaaaaagaaaaactcaaaaacaatatatatgaaatgcGTAAAGGGTCATTATTAATACATCTTTGCTAATGAGAGTACTCCTATTCAATTCTGCTCCTCATTCATCTTCTCTACCAGCTTCTGTTTGACTTTATTGAAGGCGAGTTGAAGGTTTTCGAGCTGCATGATAAAGTAAAAAGTCAAACCttgatttattgatttattactAAAAGTGAAGGACAGAAAGAAGATACAGGCAAACTGGTCCGTACCTCTTGTTGGGCAAACCTATTATGTACAAATAACCCGCTAAACAGATCAAAACTATCTCTCATGGTGCTCTCTTTCTGCATTTAGTTTTGATGTTAGTGTGTTTCTTCATTAATGCATTTCTTTTTGCTGTGTGGTTATTGAAAAAggagaaggaaagaagagaatatatatatatatacgtaggAACTAAACTGATTGAGCTTACCAATTGAACAAGTCTCTCAAAGCCCTTTGTGTCTATAGATGTGGACTGGATCTCCATTTCTGATAGTATCCTGTCAAATTTGGAAGCCTCAGTTTTATGATCATGATGAGCTTTTCCAGTAGTTTAACATATGTGATTAGGTGGGCTGTATATACCTGCCAATGGTGTGAGTTATAAACTGGCTCCTAGCTGCCATTTTATCATGCTCTTCGCAAGACATTTCCAGCATTCTGCAACCCTGATGTACAGTTTTATTATACAAAAAGATCAAcatatgtatttatgtatgtTCAGCCAACATATGAACATTCTTAAGACCTCCCAATGATGCTAGCTAGAGTTAGCATATATGCTTGGGGAACTGATTTTTCCTTGTCTCTGATACTTTTAGCGTTCGCTTTTTTCTTGGCGTTTTCCAAAAAGCATTGTGCAATTTAAAGACGCATAGATGATGGGGGAATAAACTTTCTTTTGTCGACATGATTAGGTTGAGGTCCTTGAGGATAAAAAAGTGACCCTTTATTTGTCATGCTTAGTCAGAGAGTTCGATTATCACCAAAACCAACAAACGTTTCCTGCCAATATGGATATCTTCATGACATGTACATGTACAAATTTTATATCCCCTGCTTATATTTAATTTGGTAACAAACTATTTGGATATTAtcataataaaatttttgtatcaTTGGATTAGTTTCACTTGAAGATAATTTTTGATGTGATGTATTTGAAGTGTTTGACatttgttaattattataaGTACATATACaaaaagccacttaaaatacgataaataaattaatgaaaaatagcATTAATCAAAGTACCTCGCTTTCAAAAATTTGGAGGAAGCTTGAGCAGATAGCTTCATCTCTGATTCGGACTCTCTCGTACATCAAAGTTAGATCTTTCCACCCATCTTTCCCACTTTCTGGTCCAAACATTGGGTGCGTGCAAAGCACGTCGCATTCCGCTGGCagcacctatatatatatatatatatatgcaacataATTACAAGTCAACAACAAATAAAGACGACTTGTATACTTATGAACATGTTTAACCATATGTATAACTTAACCAAATTCGTgaagaaattaatatttaatgtaaaCGGGGATCTATTATGTATGCATACCTGCAATAGAACGTTTCTTGGGTGCTCTTTGACTGAGAGTACATCAGCGAAAAGTGTTGGCCGTTTCAGACGATGGAGTGGGAGTGACCGGAGAACCTCCGACAGAGATAGGATTGATGTGCATATCAGAATGACATCGTTTTCGGCTTCAAGCAACTCATCTACGTTCCTGAAAGATTACAAGGCATATCTCATGTTATATCTATCACTATGAATTCGTCAAAGATCTTTTGTGTTTACCTGAAAAATGAGATGCCCATTTGTGAACAGAGATTAGAGTAATCTGTTCGAGAAGCTGCCCGTAGAATATGGCCTTGCCTGATCATGGTCTTTGACAGGAATTGTGCGAAGGACCCGAAGCCTACTATGCCTATTTTCAGAATTCTTGAGGCCGCAGAGTGCGAGGAAGAAACAGACATGGTGgaaaagaggaggaggagaagagagagagagagagagagagagagagagataagtaTTTGATACCCGAGCGCGCAGCCTATTCTGAATTACAGCCACTTTTTGGTTGTCCATAATTTGACTGTTCAAATCATTGGAGTTATATTATcgcttattttttaattatttaattaatattttaacatttttttttttatttaaattctcTTTCCATAAGTAATGTTTATCTCATGAGATATTtcattaacaaaattaatgttCGAACTCATAACTTTTGGTTATAAACACAAAAGTTATATAAATAAGAAGTGACACTTAATTATTTTGAGACATAGAAATAGCTTGAGAGCAGTAAGAGAGATCTAAGATTCTAGAGCATGTTTGatattgtgtttgaaaaataaaacttttaagtcaaaaatttttttttgacaaaagtttcatttttaaatttttgctaaaatgtattttggtcatttttaggttttttggacccttaaaagcgcttttaatttttttttactaaacatgtacttttttttgtttaaacagattttttaagtgttaaatgcatttttaaaccCTTCAAACGCAAACTCAATCAGACACCTAGTCTTTTGTGGTTAATTAGTGTTAAATAATAAGAATTTGTGATAAAGATAACATGTgaagtttgaattaattttgtatGATGGCCTACCCATCAATGCAGTTGAGATGCACAAATATATGGTAGTTGTAAAGCAGACAACAAGcctgaattttgctctaatcCACTGGCTTCTCCAACCAAATTAGGTTGCAAAAGTTGTCAATGGAACTTTACAAATTACAAGTATATATCCTTAATTTACAGGGAAAATCTGGAACCTCAACCGTTATATTTAGCTTCTTCCCATTGAAATAGACCAGGATCCTCTTGATGGTTCATCATAAGCGACATCGTGAATGAGTTGGTCTCTATCACCGACCGCAGGCTGCGTGGTGCGATTTATTAACTTGCCTCCTAATCTTTGTTGTTGGACCACCAACGCTGATGCTGTGCTGCCAATGTCTGGCGAAGCAAGCATATCGCCGATGATTCCGAGCTCCGGGCACTCGCTCCAAGCACCAAGTCCTGTAAGAAGAGAGGATGCTGGGTGGTCCTTCCCTGTTACTATCAAGTCAAAGCAATCTACCATCTCTTTTATAGATGAAGCAAGATCTGACCCATCTCTTACCACCTCTTCTATAATCACAAATCGTTCATTTCCTGCATTAGCATGCCGGTATTCATCAATCAAGTCACTGTCACGTTTCCTGTCTTTAGTATTTTCGGCTCCGAAGAGGAGGAACTGGACGACTGTGAGATCGACGCTTTCTTCCTTGGCCATGCGAGAACCGTAGGCTAGTGATTCTGCGTCATCTGCACCGCCAATGTAGATTACAGCAACATGGTATAACGGACGACCGGTTAGAAGCGATATCGAGCCGCTTAGGATGCCGCGATCGATGAGGATTCCGACAGAGCACGGCGCGGATTCGAGGACCTTGACGTTCATACCCCGGAATGCTCTGTTAACTGACCCAATGGAGCCATCTATGGCCCATTGCTTATGGAATGGCAAAATCACCATGGTGGCTCTCTTGTCCACTGCTACCCGACAGACGTCACTGTGCATTGTTTCGAAGGGTGAGATGGAAGTGAAGGGTTCGACGGTGACGAAGCCCTCATTCTGATTCTCGAACTGTCTTAAGGCGTTGATAATTCGACTTGTCGATGATGTGCTTGTTGGAAGGGCTGAATGAGGTTGATGGGCAACAAGAACCGGAACGCTTCTACCCACAAGCTCAACGAGGATAAGTGCGATTACTGCGATCTTGCTCTCTTCGGTAGCACCGGAAACTTCAAGGAGGTTTACGATCATAGAAACATTGTCTTGATTGTGGATGCAGACTAAGATTCGGAGGTCTGCCTCGCGCTTCGTATGTTGGATGGTACTTCTCTTGATTGCAATGAATTGCCTTGAAGGATCGTGGAGGATTCTTATCAATGGCGTTATGATTGCAGTTACCATTATCACTGAGATCACCGACAGAGCAAATCCTTCATCCGTCAGAACCTGCCATTTGGAAAGAGCTCCGGATCCATGCCATTTCAGGGTTagctactaattaattaacGTTTGGCAatgaaattaagaaattaatatatatgaagaCAGCTGGTGGAA
It contains:
- the LOC132187312 gene encoding arogenate dehydrogenase 1, chloroplastic-like, with product MSVSSSHSAASRILKIGIVGFGSFAQFLSKTMIRQGHILRAASRTDYSNLCSQMGISFFRNVDELLEAENDVILICTSILSLSEVLRSLPLHRLKRPTLFADVLSVKEHPRNVLLQVLPAECDVLCTHPMFGPESGKDGWKDLTLMYERVRIRDEAICSSFLQIFESEGCRMLEMSCEEHDKMAARSQFITHTIGRILSEMEIQSTSIDTKGFERLVQLKESTMRDSFDLFSGLFVHNRFAQQELENLQLAFNKVKQKLVEKMNEEQN
- the LOC132188142 gene encoding cation/H(+) antiporter 15-like, translated to MSVQDMIVVIGNKTMLCNDPRRIPNKNLWFHGNPLESPTSLLLLQLSAISIVSQLIDLCLKPLGQSTIVSQIFAGMVFGPSLLGHKKIMASSLFPARGSMVIETVATYGLMYYLFLMGVRSDSTMMMRPGRQGLIIGFSVFFFTFVLCGLATFILVKSLPMEASISHSIFFVAGAQTLTGFPVISSLLRELKMLNTDIGHLALSSSMFCDVLGISMTAVALSIMGPKTSGPLTPLYSILSSVALVATIVYVFRPAILWMLNRAPKGRPMNEMLILSIFVLVPLTGFMSETIGQHYVFGPLILGLAVPDGPPLGVALVTKLDTFASGLFYPTYLAISGLRTNIFKIHFQGLGVVGIVVFFSCLVKIGSVMVPAVYSDVPVREAFVLGLIINARGIVELMVFNLWRDTMVLTDEGFALSVISVIMVTAIITPLIRILHDPSRQFIAIKRSTIQHTKREADLRILVCIHNQDNVSMIVNLLEVSGATEESKIAVIALILVELVGRSVPVLVAHQPHSALPTSTSSTSRIINALRQFENQNEGFVTVEPFTSISPFETMHSDVCRVAVDKRATMVILPFHKQWAIDGSIGSVNRAFRGMNVKVLESAPCSVGILIDRGILSGSISLLTGRPLYHVAVIYIGGADDAESLAYGSRMAKEESVDLTVVQFLLFGAENTKDRKRDSDLIDEYRHANAGNERFVIIEEVVRDGSDLASSIKEMVDCFDLIVTGKDHPASSLLTGLGAWSECPELGIIGDMLASPDIGSTASALVVQQQRLGGKLINRTTQPAVGDRDQLIHDVAYDEPSRGSWSISMGRS